A single region of the Chitinophaga niabensis genome encodes:
- a CDS encoding cytochrome-c peroxidase, giving the protein MRSLLGIYFVVLLFACQGETKPAAAKKEPLSLGSIDALPATYRSPAENPSTVEKIELGRLLFYDPVLSGGRDVSCATCHHPDFGYAESLDLSIGVNGKGLGEHRKFNFKNNIPFTKRNSQSLLNIAFNGIGTDGHYTPEDAPMFWDLRAKGLEEQAAFPVKALEEMRGHQFAEEHIAVEVVKRVAAIAEYRRLFEAAFPESDTVSLGNISKALGAFQRSLIANNSRFDQYMRGDRTALSGQEIEGMNLFLKAGCARCHSGPMLSDFKPHILGVVDNEKLPFSDSGYLSTYAFRTPSLRNLQFTRPYMHNGKIPTLKDVLFLYEDLHGKPLQNKHVARAQLDPLAQEVKVEFKDINAIVEFLNTLNDGNYDKKIPPAVPSGLPVGGLIQF; this is encoded by the coding sequence ATGCGTTCGCTACTCGGGATATACTTTGTTGTGCTGCTATTTGCTTGCCAGGGCGAGACTAAACCTGCTGCTGCAAAAAAAGAGCCATTAAGCCTGGGTAGCATTGATGCATTGCCGGCTACTTACAGATCTCCGGCGGAAAATCCTTCTACGGTAGAGAAGATTGAGCTGGGCAGGCTCTTGTTTTATGATCCTGTACTGTCCGGGGGAAGGGATGTTTCCTGTGCCACCTGCCATCATCCGGATTTTGGGTATGCGGAAAGTCTTGATCTGTCTATTGGCGTAAATGGAAAAGGGCTGGGGGAACACCGGAAATTCAATTTTAAGAATAATATTCCATTCACCAAGCGGAATTCTCAATCCCTTCTCAATATCGCTTTTAATGGCATTGGGACGGATGGGCATTATACGCCAGAGGATGCACCTATGTTCTGGGACCTTCGGGCGAAGGGGCTTGAGGAGCAGGCGGCATTTCCGGTGAAGGCTTTGGAAGAAATGCGGGGGCATCAGTTTGCTGAAGAACATATTGCGGTTGAAGTGGTGAAAAGAGTAGCTGCTATTGCGGAATACAGGCGCTTGTTTGAGGCGGCTTTTCCGGAAAGTGATACTGTATCCTTAGGCAATATTTCCAAAGCACTGGGGGCTTTTCAACGATCGTTGATCGCGAATAACTCCCGGTTCGATCAATACATGCGTGGCGACAGAACTGCGTTATCCGGTCAGGAAATTGAAGGCATGAATTTATTTCTGAAAGCAGGCTGTGCCAGGTGCCATAGCGGACCTATGCTGTCTGACTTCAAACCTCATATACTGGGTGTGGTGGATAATGAGAAACTGCCTTTTTCTGACTCTGGTTATCTAAGCACCTATGCATTCCGGACGCCCTCTCTCCGGAACCTTCAGTTTACAAGGCCCTATATGCATAATGGAAAGATACCTACCCTCAAGGATGTACTATTCCTTTACGAGGACCTGCATGGGAAACCGCTTCAAAACAAACACGTAGCAAGAGCACAATTAGATCCGCTGGCGCAGGAAGTGAAAGTTGAGTTCAAAGACATCAATGCCATTGTTGAGTTCCTTAATACCCTGAACGACGGTAATTATGATAAGAAAATACCTCCAGCTGTGCCCAGTGGATTACCCGTTGGCGGGTTGATCCAATTTTAA
- the tyrS gene encoding tyrosine--tRNA ligase, whose protein sequence is MNLIKELSWRGMVQDIKPGTEEQLQKEMTTGYIGFDPTADSLHVGSLVPIMLLVHLQKAGHKPLALVGGATGMVGDPSFKAEERKMLDEETLLLNQKGIKAQLEKFLDFDPSKPNAAEMVNNYDWFKGISFLNFIRDVGKHITVNYMMAKDSVKKRLEGDSGMSFTEFSYQMIQGYDFHHLYTAKNCKLQMGGSDQWGNIVTGTELIRRIGGGEAYAFTCPLVKKADGTKFGKSEKGNIWLDPKKTSPYEFYQFWLNASDDDAESYIKTFTFLDEPAINSLIAEHRLDPGKRALQKVLAQHVTSFIHGVEEYEFAVKTSQILFGNASVDVLKSLSEDQLLKVMAGVPTFEVPFAEFAAGKDVVSFLADAKVFPSKGEARKTIQGGGVSMNGSKIAGIDLVINDDAFIVGKNILFQKGKKNYMLVKVV, encoded by the coding sequence ATGAATCTTATCAAGGAATTAAGCTGGCGGGGCATGGTGCAGGATATCAAGCCCGGAACTGAGGAGCAACTGCAAAAGGAAATGACCACGGGTTACATCGGTTTTGACCCTACGGCAGACTCTCTGCACGTGGGCAGCCTGGTGCCGATCATGTTGCTGGTACATCTTCAGAAAGCCGGGCATAAACCCCTGGCGCTGGTGGGTGGCGCTACCGGTATGGTGGGTGATCCCTCCTTTAAGGCAGAGGAAAGAAAGATGCTGGACGAAGAAACCCTGCTGCTGAACCAAAAAGGCATTAAAGCCCAATTGGAGAAGTTCCTGGATTTTGATCCTTCCAAGCCGAATGCCGCTGAAATGGTAAATAACTACGACTGGTTCAAGGGGATCAGTTTCCTGAACTTTATCCGGGACGTAGGTAAACATATCACGGTGAACTATATGATGGCGAAGGATTCTGTGAAGAAAAGGCTGGAAGGTGATAGTGGGATGTCCTTTACCGAGTTCTCTTACCAGATGATACAGGGTTACGATTTCCATCATCTGTATACGGCTAAGAACTGTAAACTGCAGATGGGTGGTTCTGATCAATGGGGGAATATTGTTACGGGTACTGAGCTGATCAGGCGGATCGGTGGTGGGGAGGCGTATGCTTTTACCTGCCCGCTCGTTAAAAAAGCCGATGGTACCAAGTTCGGGAAGTCCGAAAAGGGGAATATCTGGCTGGACCCAAAGAAAACGAGTCCTTATGAATTCTATCAGTTCTGGCTGAATGCGAGTGATGATGATGCGGAGAGTTATATCAAAACCTTTACTTTCCTGGATGAGCCTGCTATTAATTCTCTCATTGCGGAGCATAGGCTTGATCCGGGGAAACGGGCTTTACAGAAGGTGTTGGCGCAGCATGTAACTTCTTTTATCCATGGTGTTGAGGAATATGAGTTTGCGGTGAAGACTTCGCAGATATTGTTTGGCAATGCATCTGTGGATGTGTTGAAATCATTGTCTGAAGATCAGTTGCTGAAGGTGATGGCGGGGGTTCCTACGTTTGAAGTACCTTTTGCAGAGTTTGCTGCGGGGAAGGATGTGGTGAGCTTTCTGGCGGATGCGAAGGTGTTTCCCAGTAAGGGCGAGGCGCGAAAGACCATTCAAGGCGGCGGAGTGAGTATGAATGGGAGTAAGATCGCGGGGATTGACCTGGTGATCAATGATGATGCATTTATTGTTGGGAAGAATATTCTCTTTCAGAAGGGAAAGAAAAATTATATGCTGGTGAAGGTGGTGTAA
- a CDS encoding TapB family protein: MKCLWITTTLLLFAAAAATAQDCKSFYYMTNNAVVEMSIYNDKEELMGKQLYKIAEVEKKGSDLVSTFTTSFLDKNGKEISKSEGMFKCNGITIGVDMKMNIPGAPAGNMNAKMKSSDSYLMYPTTLTVGKFLADGAFHMESEVNGMPMVMDLKITQRKVEAKESITTTAGTWDCFKISYNIESKVSVMGAGVPMDLKATEWFAPGFGMVKSMSYNKNGKLMGSTQITKLEK, encoded by the coding sequence ATGAAATGTCTCTGGATAACCACCACGTTGTTATTATTTGCAGCTGCGGCTGCCACCGCACAGGATTGTAAGAGCTTTTACTACATGACCAACAATGCCGTTGTGGAAATGAGTATCTACAACGACAAGGAGGAACTGATGGGTAAACAGCTTTACAAGATTGCGGAGGTTGAAAAAAAGGGAAGCGATCTGGTGTCTACCTTCACTACTTCCTTTTTAGACAAGAACGGGAAAGAGATCTCGAAGTCCGAGGGTATGTTCAAATGTAATGGTATCACTATCGGAGTGGACATGAAGATGAACATCCCCGGGGCTCCCGCTGGGAATATGAACGCTAAGATGAAGTCTTCAGACTCCTATCTTATGTATCCCACAACATTAACGGTCGGGAAGTTCCTGGCTGATGGTGCTTTCCATATGGAATCAGAAGTGAATGGGATGCCCATGGTCATGGACCTTAAAATAACACAGCGGAAAGTGGAAGCAAAGGAATCCATTACCACAACAGCCGGTACCTGGGATTGCTTTAAGATCAGCTACAACATTGAATCTAAAGTATCCGTGATGGGAGCGGGCGTACCTATGGACCTAAAGGCTACGGAATGGTTCGCACCTGGCTTTGGGATGGTCAAATCCATGAGTTATAATAAGAACGGGAAGCTGATGGGCAGTACGCAGATCACTAAACTGGAGAAGTAA
- a CDS encoding cob(I)yrinic acid a,c-diamide adenosyltransferase gives MAMKIYTKTGDKGKTSLIGGTKVSKSHLRIETYGTVDELNSWLGLVNDHMKEPEIITFNKYIQDRLFTIGASLATDPDKGTKMKIPDLHEADVKLLEDKMDEMDTVLPEMKFFIIPGGHVAVSHCHIARCVCRRAERLCVEMQEQDTFVEPLVLQYINRLSDYLFVLARYVGHKLQVEEIPWKPRV, from the coding sequence ATGGCAATGAAGATCTACACCAAAACAGGTGACAAGGGCAAAACCTCGCTCATTGGAGGTACGAAGGTTTCTAAAAGCCACCTTCGCATTGAAACATATGGTACCGTGGATGAACTAAACTCCTGGCTGGGTTTGGTGAACGACCATATGAAAGAACCGGAGATAATAACATTCAACAAATATATACAGGACCGCCTCTTCACTATCGGCGCTTCACTGGCCACTGACCCTGATAAGGGCACCAAAATGAAGATCCCGGACCTTCATGAGGCGGATGTTAAACTGCTGGAAGATAAGATGGACGAAATGGATACCGTATTACCGGAGATGAAGTTCTTTATCATACCGGGAGGGCACGTTGCCGTATCTCATTGTCATATTGCCCGCTGCGTTTGCCGAAGGGCGGAAAGATTATGTGTGGAGATGCAGGAACAGGATACTTTCGTAGAGCCACTGGTGTTACAATATATTAACCGGCTGAGTGATTACCTTTTTGTGCTGGCGCGTTATGTGGGCCATAAGTTGCAGGTAGAAGAAATTCCCTGGAAGCCAAGGGTATAA
- a CDS encoding ABC transporter ATP-binding protein: protein MSQTVILLDQIRKSYFIGKNELPVLKGVSLNINRNEYVALMGPSGSGKSTLMNILGCLDTPTSGKYVLSGHDVSSMEDNELARIRNQEIGFVFQQFNLMPRLSALENVAVPLIYGGVGKKEREDKARAMLEKVGLGDRYKHKPNELSGGQCQRVAIARALVNDPSIILADEPTGNLDTKTSIEIMDIFSKIHASGNTVILVTHEEDIAAHARRIIRLRDGVIESDKMNAVKEVLAH, encoded by the coding sequence ATGTCCCAGACTGTTATCCTACTCGATCAGATCCGTAAAAGCTATTTCATTGGCAAGAACGAATTGCCTGTATTGAAAGGTGTTTCCCTGAATATCAACAGGAATGAATATGTAGCGCTGATGGGACCTTCCGGTTCCGGAAAGTCGACCCTTATGAATATCCTCGGTTGCCTGGACACTCCTACCAGTGGCAAATATGTACTGAGCGGGCATGATGTGAGCAGTATGGAAGACAATGAACTGGCACGGATCCGTAACCAGGAGATCGGTTTCGTATTTCAGCAGTTTAACCTGATGCCTCGTTTGTCTGCCCTTGAGAATGTGGCTGTTCCACTGATCTATGGCGGCGTTGGCAAAAAGGAAAGGGAAGATAAGGCCAGGGCTATGCTCGAAAAAGTGGGACTGGGAGACCGTTACAAACATAAACCCAATGAGCTGTCCGGCGGACAGTGCCAAAGGGTAGCTATAGCCAGGGCGCTGGTGAACGATCCTTCTATCATTCTGGCGGATGAACCTACGGGTAACCTGGATACCAAGACCTCCATTGAGATCATGGATATTTTCAGTAAGATCCATGCTTCCGGGAATACGGTGATATTGGTAACGCATGAGGAAGATATTGCTGCACATGCAAGAAGGATCATCCGTCTCCGGGATGGGGTGATAGAGTCTGATAAGATGAATGCGGTGAAGGAGGTTTTAGCGCATTAG
- the gatC gene encoding Asp-tRNA(Asn)/Glu-tRNA(Gln) amidotransferase subunit GatC, protein MEVNDALIQQLATLARLEFNAGEREEIRHDLQRMITFVEKLSELDTANVKPMLFMTADTNILREDVVLPNISREEGLQNAPAHTAEYFSVPKVIKK, encoded by the coding sequence ATGGAAGTGAATGATGCACTGATTCAGCAATTGGCTACCCTGGCAAGGCTGGAATTCAATGCCGGAGAGCGTGAAGAGATCCGGCACGACCTACAGCGAATGATCACATTCGTTGAAAAGTTAAGTGAGCTGGATACAGCCAACGTGAAACCTATGTTGTTTATGACCGCAGATACCAATATCCTCCGGGAGGACGTTGTTCTGCCGAATATCAGCCGGGAAGAGGGTTTACAGAACGCTCCAGCCCATACCGCGGAATATTTCAGCGTCCCTAAAGTAATCAAGAAATAA
- the trpS gene encoding tryptophan--tRNA ligase: MGTEKEIVVSGIRSTGILHLGNYFGAIRNYIRMQEEFNCYFFVADWHALTTHPDPKELRGNVYRVLAENIASGLDPEKVTLYVQSDIPEIAELYLLLNMMAYKGELEKVPTFKDKVRQNPDNVNAGLLTYPVLMTADILVHRGLKVPVGKDQEQHLEMSRNFAQRFNNRYGYLFPEPVPFNYGDDLIKINSLDGVGKMSKSENQNSTIFLNDSDDDIRYKIKRAKTDSGPQEPNSAKPDYIANLFTLMGLVSTPDTIKHFEDTFNNCTIRYGDMKKQLAEDMVAFIAPIREKAEAIQQDTAYLTRIMRYGAEKARASAAQTLQEARKLMGINFY; encoded by the coding sequence ATGGGAACAGAAAAAGAAATCGTTGTCAGCGGCATCCGCTCCACAGGTATTTTGCACTTAGGGAATTATTTTGGCGCCATCCGTAATTATATCCGGATGCAGGAAGAGTTTAACTGTTACTTCTTTGTAGCAGACTGGCACGCGCTTACAACACACCCTGATCCAAAAGAACTGCGCGGCAACGTATACCGGGTATTGGCTGAAAACATCGCCTCCGGCCTGGATCCCGAGAAAGTGACCCTCTATGTACAAAGCGATATCCCGGAAATAGCAGAACTCTACCTGCTCCTGAATATGATGGCCTATAAAGGAGAACTGGAAAAAGTACCCACTTTCAAGGATAAAGTAAGGCAGAACCCGGATAACGTGAACGCCGGCCTCTTAACCTATCCCGTATTGATGACGGCCGATATCCTCGTTCACAGAGGCCTGAAAGTACCCGTAGGGAAAGACCAGGAGCAACATCTGGAAATGAGCCGTAACTTTGCCCAAAGGTTTAATAACCGCTATGGTTACCTGTTCCCGGAACCTGTACCCTTTAACTATGGCGACGATCTGATCAAGATCAACAGCCTGGACGGGGTTGGAAAAATGAGCAAAAGCGAGAACCAGAACTCCACTATCTTCCTGAACGACAGCGACGACGATATCCGGTATAAAATAAAAAGAGCCAAAACAGACAGCGGTCCGCAGGAACCCAATTCCGCCAAACCCGATTATATCGCGAACCTCTTTACCCTGATGGGCCTGGTTTCCACTCCGGATACCATCAAACACTTCGAAGACACCTTTAACAACTGCACTATCCGCTACGGCGATATGAAAAAGCAACTGGCTGAGGATATGGTGGCCTTTATTGCCCCGATCCGCGAAAAAGCCGAAGCCATTCAGCAGGATACTGCCTATTTGACCCGCATTATGCGCTACGGGGCTGAAAAGGCCAGGGCATCGGCGGCACAAACTTTGCAGGAAGCACGTAAATTAATGGGTATTAACTTTTATTGA
- a CDS encoding deoxynucleoside kinase, translated as MAKNKIKHIAIAGNIGAGKTTLTEMLSKHYKWIPQYEDVEHNPYLSDFYDDMPRWSFNLQVYFLHSRLKQLVDIQHGKDTVIQDRTIYEDAHIFAPNLYEMGLMTKRDFDNYFNFFETLKSMVKPPDLLIYLQASVPTLVAQIQKRGREYEENIRLDYLKRLNEFYNTWIEKYKDGPLLIIDVDKNKFPENDEHLGEIISRVDSELYGLF; from the coding sequence ATGGCAAAAAATAAGATCAAGCACATAGCGATTGCCGGAAATATCGGCGCTGGAAAAACCACCTTAACCGAAATGCTGTCTAAGCACTATAAGTGGATTCCCCAATATGAAGATGTTGAGCACAACCCTTACCTGAGTGACTTTTATGATGATATGCCACGCTGGTCTTTCAATCTGCAGGTCTATTTTCTGCATAGCAGGCTCAAGCAACTGGTAGATATTCAACATGGAAAAGATACCGTTATCCAGGACCGTACCATCTATGAGGATGCGCACATTTTCGCGCCCAACCTCTACGAAATGGGCCTGATGACCAAACGGGACTTTGATAACTACTTCAATTTCTTCGAAACCCTGAAGTCTATGGTAAAACCTCCGGACCTGCTCATTTACCTGCAGGCATCTGTTCCAACACTGGTGGCACAGATCCAGAAGAGGGGAAGGGAGTACGAGGAAAATATTCGTTTGGACTATCTCAAACGCCTAAACGAGTTCTACAATACATGGATTGAAAAATACAAAGATGGTCCGCTGCTGATCATTGATGTAGACAAGAATAAATTTCCTGAAAACGATGAGCACCTGGGCGAGATCATCTCCCGTGTAGACTCAGAGCTGTACGGTTTGTTCTAA
- a CDS encoding ComEA family DNA-binding protein has product MLLLVCNWTYAQEEGPMQHPGQQEHAQLEEQALLEEQEQTLLEQQAQTGNGNEEQSLPENDEQTQQRESYARRKLNLNTADAAALESLGLLHALQIEQFLLYRRSLGPLISIYELQAVPGFNLPLIRTLLPYVWAGNGLEPCYTWKDYVLRGKHTLLLRYTYPFQSAGKYNGSPDKMMLRYRYQFSRYASWGLVMEKDAGEGLFAGKQKSGFDHYGIHLFFRNIGRIKALALGDYTVNMGQGLIQWHGLAFGKSSAVMHTKREGDVLRPYASAGEFFFYRGAGITCQTGPFTFTAFISGRKLDARAGEVPGSAGTLVSTGYHRTDAESALKGNITQSSVGAVLKWSAEKGHIAWNMIGHQFSKPLSKGDKAYQLFAATGNHWLNTSIDHAFNWRNLHFFGEAAISKQGKTAILQGAMITLAHNVDMGILYRKEGIAYETLYGNTFSENPTPGNESGLYTAISLRWGAKWELSAYADVFRFPWLKYRINNPSEGYDVLMSITWRPDKTTELNAQFRHDDKPFMQRQQLRAQWSMKITGEVIWRSKVQVSKTKTSPTSFLAHHQCQARWKHWRFTAGYTWFDTAETEGLYLTGQQFPGDNSLSRFSGKGFSTRLAIQFHKIWCHWVRAVTKEVNTAVMLQYQL; this is encoded by the coding sequence TTGCTACTCCTCGTATGCAACTGGACATATGCACAGGAAGAAGGACCAATGCAACATCCCGGGCAACAGGAACATGCGCAGTTAGAGGAACAAGCGCTGTTAGAGGAACAGGAACAAACGTTGCTGGAACAACAAGCGCAAACAGGGAATGGGAATGAGGAACAATCCCTGCCCGAGAATGACGAACAAACCCAGCAGCGCGAATCATACGCGCGCAGAAAACTAAACCTGAACACTGCCGATGCTGCAGCACTGGAATCACTGGGCCTGTTACATGCTTTACAAATAGAACAATTCCTATTGTATCGCCGCAGCCTGGGACCCTTGATCAGCATCTATGAATTACAGGCAGTACCCGGTTTTAATCTGCCATTGATCAGAACGCTGTTGCCATATGTATGGGCGGGAAATGGCTTAGAACCCTGCTACACCTGGAAGGATTATGTGTTACGCGGTAAACATACACTGCTGCTGAGATACACGTATCCCTTTCAAAGCGCCGGGAAATACAATGGCAGTCCGGATAAAATGATGCTACGTTATAGATACCAGTTCTCCCGTTACGCCAGTTGGGGCCTTGTCATGGAAAAGGATGCAGGAGAAGGATTATTTGCAGGAAAACAAAAGAGCGGATTTGATCATTACGGGATCCATTTGTTCTTTAGGAACATAGGGCGGATAAAAGCCTTAGCGCTCGGAGATTACACCGTAAACATGGGGCAGGGGCTCATACAATGGCACGGCCTTGCATTTGGGAAAAGCAGTGCCGTGATGCACACCAAAAGAGAAGGAGATGTATTAAGGCCCTATGCCTCCGCAGGTGAATTCTTTTTCTACAGGGGAGCAGGCATCACCTGTCAAACCGGCCCTTTTACTTTTACCGCATTCATTTCAGGCAGGAAGTTGGATGCAAGGGCAGGAGAGGTGCCAGGCTCAGCAGGTACCCTGGTGAGCACTGGTTACCATCGCACCGATGCTGAATCTGCATTAAAGGGAAACATTACACAAAGCTCCGTGGGTGCAGTGCTTAAATGGTCTGCTGAAAAAGGGCATATCGCATGGAACATGATCGGGCATCAATTTTCCAAACCCTTAAGCAAAGGAGATAAAGCCTACCAGTTATTTGCAGCAACTGGGAACCACTGGCTGAACACCAGTATAGACCATGCTTTCAACTGGCGTAACCTTCACTTCTTCGGAGAAGCAGCCATCAGCAAACAAGGCAAAACCGCCATCCTGCAAGGTGCTATGATCACCCTTGCACACAATGTGGATATGGGAATACTATACCGTAAGGAAGGCATCGCCTATGAAACGCTCTATGGAAATACATTTAGCGAAAACCCAACACCCGGTAATGAATCAGGCCTTTATACTGCAATCTCATTACGGTGGGGCGCCAAATGGGAACTCTCCGCATATGCAGATGTATTCCGTTTCCCCTGGCTGAAATACAGGATCAACAATCCCTCGGAAGGATATGATGTTTTAATGTCCATCACCTGGCGCCCCGATAAAACAACTGAATTGAACGCACAATTCCGGCATGATGATAAACCATTCATGCAACGTCAACAGCTCCGCGCACAATGGAGTATGAAAATAACAGGTGAAGTGATTTGGAGATCAAAAGTACAGGTGAGTAAAACGAAAACCTCCCCCACCTCCTTCCTCGCCCACCATCAATGCCAGGCCAGATGGAAACACTGGCGTTTCACCGCAGGATACACCTGGTTCGATACCGCCGAAACAGAAGGCCTCTATCTCACCGGCCAGCAATTTCCCGGCGACAACTCCTTATCCCGCTTCTCCGGAAAAGGATTTTCCACCCGCTTAGCCATCCAGTTCCATAAGATCTGGTGCCACTGGGTAAGAGCTGTCACAAAAGAAGTGAACACTGCTGTGATGCTGCAGTACCAGCTCTAA